Proteins encoded by one window of Anoplopoma fimbria isolate UVic2021 breed Golden Eagle Sablefish chromosome 23, Afim_UVic_2022, whole genome shotgun sequence:
- the csrp2 gene encoding cysteine and glycine-rich protein 2 produces the protein MPNWGGGNKCSACHGTVYHAEEVQCDGKSFHKCCFLCMVCRKGLDSNSLAIHDQEIYCKSCYGKKYGPKGYGYGQGAGTLNMDRGERLGIKHEETQTHRPTTNPNPSKFAQKFGGSDKCARCGDSVYAAEKIMGAGKPWHKNCFRCAKCGKSLESTTQTEKEGEIYCKSCYAKNFGPKGFGYGQGAGTLVHAQ, from the exons ATGCCGAACTGGGGAGGAGGAAACAAGTGCTCGGCGTGCCACGGAACGGTTTACCACGCCGAGGAGGTGCAGTGCGACGGGAAGAGTTTCCACAAATgctgttttctctgca TGGTCTGCAGGAAGGGCTTGGACAGCAACAGTCTGGCTATTCATGACCAGGAGATCTACTGCAAGTCGTGCTACGGGAAAAAGTACGGCCCCAAAGGCTACGGCTACGGTCAGGGGGCCGGGACGCTCAACATGGACCGAGGGGAGCGGCTGGGAATCAAACACGAAGA gACACAGACCCACAGACCGACCACCAACCCCAACCCCTCCAAGTTTGCCCAGAAGTTTGGAGGTTCAGACAAATGTGCCCGGTGTGGAGACTCAGTCTATGCAGCTGAGAAGATCATGGGCGCAGGCAAG CCGTGGCACAAGAACTGCTTCCGCTGTGCTAAATGTGGAAAGAGCCTGGAGTCGACCACTCAGACTGAGAAAGAAGGGGAGATCTACTGCAAAT cGTGTTACGCCAAGAACTTTGGGCCCAAAGGCTTTGGTTATGGCCAAGGAGCCGGCACTCTGGTTCACGCTCAGTGA